A single Thermoanaerobacterium sp. RBIITD DNA region contains:
- a CDS encoding MurR/RpiR family transcriptional regulator, with protein MAHYFKENYKHVTFMTASEVAKDLNISQASISRFCTLLGYHGYSDFLRHLKEYVRQEITTPERLKYINNDEGIIDIINSEKTNADELKYIINQKSYKELVKKIINAKNLVLLSARMSATLLPYIFYILNKIRGGITCVTPGTSLWDSINLLNPKETQIITIIFPRYPNILINKLDELGKKGFSVAAITDRMFSPVINFANPIIIVPITNISIFDVYSTPMLFFNLLLRDVAKGIKEIDERFKEIDEYEQKNNIYFTED; from the coding sequence ATCGCACATTATTTTAAAGAAAATTATAAACATGTAACATTTATGACTGCAAGTGAGGTAGCAAAAGATTTAAATATTAGCCAAGCTAGTATTTCTAGGTTTTGTACTTTATTAGGCTACCATGGTTATAGTGATTTTTTGCGACATTTGAAAGAATATGTTAGACAAGAAATTACAACACCAGAAAGGTTGAAATATATAAATAATGACGAGGGTATAATAGATATAATTAATAGTGAAAAGACTAATGCTGACGAGCTAAAATATATAATTAACCAAAAATCATATAAAGAATTAGTTAAAAAAATAATTAATGCTAAAAATTTAGTTCTATTGTCTGCAAGGATGTCTGCAACTCTATTACCCTATATATTTTATATACTAAATAAAATAAGAGGTGGCATTACTTGTGTTACACCGGGAACATCTTTATGGGATAGTATTAATTTACTAAACCCTAAAGAAACCCAAATTATTACAATAATATTTCCAAGGTATCCTAACATATTAATTAATAAATTAGACGAATTGGGTAAAAAGGGCTTTTCTGTTGCAGCTATTACGGATAGAATGTTTTCGCCAGTTATTAATTTTGCAAATCCGATTATAATTGTTCCAATTACAAATATATCAATATTTGATGTTTATAGTACACCAATGTTGTTTTTTAATTTATTACTACGTGATGTTGCAAAGGGAATAAAAGAAATTGATGAAAGATTTAAAGAAATTGATGAGTATGAACAAAAAAACAATATTTATTTTACTGAGGATTAG
- a CDS encoding aconitase X catalytic domain-containing protein, which translates to MTLTDEEKDMLYGKYGEGTALAMKIQVAIGDALGAEKMVPISRAHVALSNQEADLWFAEKLVKAGAKCKISPTVNPGFNLEYFKNLTDISIEDEKMIRRTRQVYKDIGATLTYNCTPYLEKNIPRFGEITAFSESSATPFINSVYGARTNRESAQSALCASITGRTPLYGFLIDNNRKGQVLVDVKANIKDEFDYQLLGYLLPKKIGFKTPVFVGLPSIISNESLMNLGAQLNTAGNISMFHIVGITPEAKTLDDAFKGDKPKKFVTVTDDDLRSIQDTISESGGKIDFALFGCPHFTINQVGQVARQIAGKKLAVKLWIMTSFLTKELAKRMGYLQIINEAGGDIVDDTCMDQPCWNFLYGKRGVTDSPKCAYYTKRRNITFVIRRLPECVDAALKGEI; encoded by the coding sequence ATGACTCTTACTGATGAAGAGAAAGATATGCTTTATGGTAAATATGGTGAAGGTACTGCGCTAGCAATGAAAATACAAGTGGCTATTGGCGATGCATTAGGTGCTGAAAAAATGGTACCAATTTCTCGTGCACATGTAGCTTTAAGCAATCAGGAAGCCGATTTATGGTTTGCTGAGAAATTAGTAAAGGCTGGGGCAAAGTGTAAAATTTCGCCTACAGTAAATCCCGGGTTTAATTTAGAGTATTTTAAAAATTTAACGGATATTTCTATCGAAGACGAAAAGATGATAAGGCGTACACGACAAGTTTATAAAGATATTGGAGCAACTTTAACATATAATTGCACACCGTATTTAGAAAAGAACATACCAAGATTTGGGGAGATAACAGCATTTTCTGAATCTAGTGCAACACCTTTTATAAATTCAGTATATGGAGCGAGAACGAATAGAGAATCAGCTCAAAGTGCTTTATGTGCTTCTATAACAGGTCGAACACCATTATATGGATTTTTAATTGATAATAATAGGAAAGGTCAGGTTTTGGTTGATGTAAAAGCAAATATTAAGGATGAATTTGATTATCAACTTTTAGGATATTTATTACCCAAAAAGATAGGATTCAAAACACCAGTTTTTGTTGGTTTACCTTCAATTATATCAAATGAATCTTTGATGAATTTAGGAGCTCAACTAAACACTGCTGGAAATATATCAATGTTTCATATTGTTGGAATTACACCAGAAGCAAAAACTTTAGATGATGCTTTTAAAGGTGATAAACCAAAGAAATTTGTAACAGTTACAGATGATGATTTAAGGTCAATACAAGATACTATTTCAGAAAGTGGAGGAAAAATTGATTTTGCTTTATTTGGATGTCCACATTTTACTATTAATCAAGTTGGACAAGTAGCTAGGCAAATAGCAGGAAAAAAGCTAGCTGTTAAATTATGGATCATGACATCCTTCCTGACAAAGGAATTAGCCAAGAGAATGGGTTACCTCCAGATAATAAATGAAGCGGGAGGTGATATTGTGGATGATACTTGCATGGATCAGCCATGTTGGAATTTTTTGTATGGGAAGAGAGGTGTTACAGATTCTCCAAAATGTGCTTATTATACCAAAAGAAGGAATATCACATTTGTTATAAGAAGATTACCAGAATGTGTTGATGCTGCTTTAAAGGGGGAGATATGA
- a CDS encoding DUF126 domain-containing protein, protein MNIKTLKFKCHKISEGKAKGEVIISKDDFCFYLVEPKTGIVIEKNHDLEGKCISGKILVFPSGKASSVVQADGMYQLSLNGTAPKALIIKYPDPVLVASSIIMEMPMVDKVDKEFYETLQNGDIIEVDAYNEIISLTKQN, encoded by the coding sequence ATGAATATAAAAACATTAAAATTTAAATGCCATAAAATTTCAGAAGGGAAAGCAAAAGGTGAAGTTATTATATCAAAAGATGATTTTTGCTTCTATTTGGTAGAACCAAAAACAGGTATTGTTATTGAAAAAAATCATGATCTTGAAGGTAAGTGTATATCGGGGAAAATACTTGTTTTTCCAAGTGGCAAAGCTAGTTCTGTTGTTCAGGCTGATGGAATGTACCAATTGAGCTTAAATGGAACAGCACCAAAGGCACTCATTATAAAATATCCAGATCCCGTTTTAGTTGCTAGTTCAATTATTATGGAGATGCCAATGGTTGACAAAGTAGATAAAGAATTTTATGAAACTTTGCAAAATGGAGATATTATTGAAGTTGATGCTTACAACGAAATAATATCTTTAACAAAACAAAACTAA
- a CDS encoding transposase: MNKLKAQLHIVFPGFCKVFSDITGVTAVAVLKRFPTPEDVINAQPDEIIKLISLSSRKGLNYAKAKYDKLFKAAKNALNFRYNLSSVYDVLKINVYLIEEFDKKINLILSEIKAFVDKNKSEKFVQQIYYLDSIPGVGFLSAVTLMCEIGDFSAFSKPKQLFAYFGVDPSQ; this comes from the coding sequence GTGAATAAGCTTAAAGCTCAATTGCATATTGTTTTTCCTGGCTTTTGCAAGGTTTTTTCTGATATTACTGGTGTTACGGCTGTTGCTGTGTTAAAGAGATTCCCAACGCCAGAAGATGTTATAAATGCCCAACCTGATGAAATTATTAAGCTTATCTCATTATCATCAAGAAAAGGCTTAAACTACGCTAAAGCTAAGTATGATAAACTATTTAAAGCTGCTAAAAATGCCTTAAATTTCAGGTATAATTTATCTTCTGTATATGATGTACTTAAAATCAATGTCTATCTTATTGAAGAATTTGATAAAAAGATTAACCTGATATTATCTGAAATCAAAGCATTTGTGGATAAAAATAAGTCTGAGAAATTTGTGCAGCAAATTTATTATCTTGATTCTATACCTGGTGTAGGCTTTCTTTCAGCGGTTACTCTTATGTGTGAAATAGGCGATTTTTCAGCATTTAGCAAACCCAAGCAGCTTTTTGCATATTTTGGTGTAGATCCTTCTCAATGA
- a CDS encoding IS110 family transposase, translated as MNFLPNYISVGIDVAADFSWFCILTPDGKEFKKPFKVEHDNSDSMKNAVLTIKKAEEQFSMKSKIFLESTGIYHFPLFCHLKELGFEVFVINPLITNSNKNIGIRKVKNDRFDAKRIAAIGYSPDTKVSVMPAELILYLRCLCESTIALSIIVVLM; from the coding sequence ATGAATTTTTTGCCTAATTATATTAGTGTTGGTATTGATGTTGCAGCTGATTTTAGCTGGTTTTGCATCTTGACGCCTGATGGAAAGGAGTTTAAAAAGCCATTTAAAGTTGAACACGATAATTCTGATTCCATGAAGAATGCTGTTCTGACAATTAAAAAGGCAGAAGAGCAATTCTCCATGAAATCTAAGATATTTCTGGAGTCTACGGGAATCTACCATTTCCCACTCTTCTGCCACCTAAAAGAATTAGGATTTGAGGTTTTTGTTATTAATCCTCTTATTACTAATTCTAACAAAAATATTGGCATAAGAAAAGTAAAAAATGATAGATTTGATGCAAAACGTATTGCTGCTATTGGTTATTCGCCTGACACCAAAGTTTCTGTTATGCCCGCTGAGTTAATTTTATATCTTAGATGTTTATGCGAGAGTACTATAGCCTTGTCGATAATCGTAGTTCTTATGTGA
- a CDS encoding ABC transporter permease yields MYSDDIKAEPITFMMKLGKAFNPKAALKQRNYFIIGCSSFVIFFILWSILSYSGLVPKIFLPTPTETIQAAIRLFTEFNFIHDIGITIFRVLMGFLISALIAIPLGILIGTYKPIEAFLEPLMSFVRYLPASAFIPLFILWIGVNEVQKIAIIFIGSFPQLVLMISTTIRNVREDLLDVAYTLGTSQSSVLWRIILPSSLPAIIDSLRLILGWAWTYIIVAELVGASSGIGYVIINAQRMLRTSEIFVGIVVIGLIGLLFDYFFKYLYNRLFPWI; encoded by the coding sequence ATGTATAGTGATGATATAAAAGCCGAACCAATTACATTTATGATGAAATTAGGCAAAGCTTTTAATCCTAAAGCTGCATTAAAACAACGAAATTATTTTATAATAGGATGTAGCAGTTTCGTTATATTCTTTATATTATGGTCTATTTTATCGTATAGTGGTTTAGTTCCCAAAATCTTTTTGCCGACTCCTACGGAAACAATTCAAGCTGCTATAAGACTTTTCACAGAATTTAATTTCATACATGATATAGGAATTACAATTTTTCGTGTATTGATGGGTTTTTTAATATCGGCTTTAATAGCAATTCCATTAGGGATATTAATTGGTACTTACAAACCTATAGAGGCATTTTTAGAGCCATTAATGTCATTTGTACGTTACTTACCGGCATCAGCATTTATCCCTTTATTTATATTGTGGATTGGTGTTAATGAAGTACAAAAGATAGCAATAATTTTTATTGGGAGCTTTCCACAATTAGTTTTAATGATTTCAACTACTATTAGAAATGTAAGAGAGGATTTATTAGATGTGGCATATACACTTGGGACTTCGCAATCTTCTGTGCTATGGAGGATAATATTACCTTCCAGTTTACCTGCAATTATTGATTCACTGAGATTAATATTAGGATGGGCATGGACATATATAATCGTTGCGGAATTAGTTGGTGCTTCTTCTGGTATAGGTTATGTTATTATTAATGCTCAGAGGATGCTTCGTACATCAGAAATTTTTGTTGGAATTGTAGTAATTGGGTTAATTGGACTTTTATTTGATTATTTTTTTAAATATCTTTACAATAGGCTATTTCCATGGATCTAA
- a CDS encoding ABC transporter ATP-binding protein: protein MDNNSGYLEVYNIKKTFNTHMKSLEALEQINFTVKEKEIISILGPSGCGKSTLLRIIGGLIEPSTGYIKLDGKKIKGPGIDRGMVFQSYTLFPWLTVEKNIEYGLRERGINPNERKKIAHEFINAVGLKGFENVFPKSLSGGMKQRVAIARALANDPKIILLDEPFGALDMQTRSLMQELLLNLWQKSQKTIILVTHDVDEAIFMADRVFVMTSRPGQIKEVIDINLDRPRNYQVKTSTSFLKYKKIAVDLIREESIRSMKY from the coding sequence ATGGACAATAACAGCGGATATTTGGAAGTTTATAATATTAAAAAGACATTTAATACACATATGAAATCCTTAGAAGCATTAGAACAAATAAATTTTACAGTAAAAGAAAAAGAAATTATTTCAATTCTTGGCCCATCAGGATGTGGAAAATCTACATTATTAAGAATTATTGGAGGCCTTATTGAGCCTTCCACAGGTTATATCAAATTAGACGGTAAAAAAATAAAAGGACCAGGAATTGACAGAGGTATGGTTTTCCAATCATATACATTATTTCCATGGTTGACTGTTGAAAAAAATATAGAGTATGGACTTAGAGAAAGAGGTATAAATCCTAATGAACGAAAAAAAATAGCACATGAATTTATCAATGCTGTAGGATTAAAAGGGTTCGAAAATGTTTTTCCCAAATCTCTTTCTGGAGGGATGAAGCAAAGGGTAGCTATTGCGAGAGCTTTAGCTAACGATCCAAAAATAATTCTTCTGGATGAACCCTTTGGCGCACTAGATATGCAAACTCGTAGCTTAATGCAGGAATTATTATTAAATCTCTGGCAAAAATCACAAAAAACGATAATTTTAGTTACACATGATGTAGATGAAGCAATTTTTATGGCAGACAGGGTATTTGTTATGACTTCTCGTCCTGGTCAAATAAAAGAAGTTATTGATATAAATTTAGATAGACCAAGAAATTATCAGGTAAAAACATCAACAAGCTTTTTAAAATATAAAAAAATTGCAGTAGATCTAATAAGAGAAGAAAGTATAAGGAGCATGAAATATTAA
- a CDS encoding C-terminal binding protein: MKPLIWIIDEEWSNYDIEENLLRQNFPDCMIKHSKNNYHKDLNEFGQYADAILCQIYVNITNETIEALKNCKVISIYGGGYDRVDINAAKSKDIKVTFVPGYCVEDVSDYVIACIYYFNKQLNNTAFNSLEKGQWGAQAITHLNRRIKNSTLFIIGFGRIGRLVAKKANSLDLNVIVYDPYVSNNIIKEYNVKRVDLEVGLKNADYISINTRYYEETKALISMKEFKLMKNTAIIINTSRGGVIVQDDLIQAVENGTIAGAALDVVENEPPKIGEGIFKCKNILVTPHISYLSKESIEELKIRAVNNVVKALKGEQIEDLVK, encoded by the coding sequence GTGAAGCCATTAATATGGATAATTGATGAAGAATGGTCTAATTACGATATCGAAGAGAATTTATTAAGGCAAAACTTTCCCGACTGTATGATTAAACACTCAAAAAACAATTATCATAAAGATTTAAATGAATTTGGACAATATGCAGATGCCATTTTGTGTCAGATATATGTAAATATAACAAATGAAACAATAGAAGCTTTAAAAAACTGTAAAGTTATCTCAATATATGGAGGAGGATATGATAGAGTTGACATAAATGCCGCAAAATCTAAAGATATAAAAGTTACTTTTGTTCCCGGTTATTGTGTTGAGGATGTCTCGGATTACGTGATTGCGTGTATTTATTACTTTAACAAACAATTGAATAATACGGCATTCAATAGTTTGGAGAAAGGACAATGGGGTGCTCAAGCAATAACTCATTTAAATAGACGGATAAAAAATTCTACCCTTTTTATAATTGGATTTGGAAGAATTGGACGATTAGTAGCGAAAAAAGCTAATTCCTTAGACTTAAATGTTATAGTTTATGATCCATATGTTAGTAATAATATAATAAAGGAATATAATGTAAAAAGGGTCGATTTAGAAGTAGGACTTAAGAATGCAGATTATATTAGCATTAATACAAGATATTATGAGGAAACAAAAGCTTTAATTTCAATGAAAGAATTTAAGTTGATGAAAAATACAGCTATTATAATAAACACTTCGAGAGGAGGTGTCATCGTACAAGATGATTTAATTCAAGCGGTTGAAAATGGGACAATTGCTGGTGCAGCATTAGACGTTGTAGAAAACGAGCCACCTAAAATTGGAGAGGGGATATTTAAATGTAAAAATATTCTTGTAACGCCTCATATATCGTATTTATCTAAGGAATCTATTGAAGAATTAAAAATAAGAGCTGTCAATAATGTTGTTAAAGCTTTAAAAGGCGAACAAATTGAAGATTTAGTAAAATAG
- a CDS encoding ABC transporter substrate-binding protein — MKKSIIVISILLIISLLLTSCNSSKSTASNQGDKNKDIVVKIGVSSWVGFAPLYVASEKGIFKKDGVNVKLETIQSATDRRTAMAANKIQGFVTTVDTHVMTAAAGIPVEQVLALDTSFGGDGVVAKKSIKTFADLKGKSVAIDMSGGASYFWFLYLLDKNGMKLKDVKAINMSAGDAGSAFVSGKVDAAVTWQPWLTKAEQTDFGHVLISSKETPGLIVDSLGFRKDFIKNHPDLVQNIVNGWFDALDFIKNHPKEGNQIMAKAMNQSVKDFENTLPDVEFYDKKKNEEYFGTKENPGLIRKVTSKAIDFWYKEKLINNRPETEALINDSFVNSKK, encoded by the coding sequence ATGAAAAAAAGTATAATAGTGATATCTATTCTTCTAATAATATCCCTCCTTTTAACTTCATGTAATAGCAGTAAAAGTACGGCTTCAAATCAAGGAGATAAAAATAAAGATATAGTTGTAAAAATAGGTGTTTCTTCATGGGTAGGTTTCGCACCACTTTATGTTGCTAGTGAAAAAGGTATTTTCAAAAAAGATGGTGTTAATGTCAAATTGGAAACTATACAAAGTGCTACGGACAGAAGAACTGCTATGGCTGCAAATAAAATTCAAGGGTTTGTTACTACCGTTGATACACATGTTATGACGGCCGCTGCAGGAATTCCAGTAGAACAAGTATTAGCTTTGGATACTTCTTTCGGAGGAGATGGTGTAGTTGCAAAAAAAAGTATTAAAACATTTGCCGATTTAAAAGGCAAATCTGTTGCTATAGATATGAGTGGAGGTGCCAGTTATTTCTGGTTTTTATACTTATTAGATAAAAACGGAATGAAGTTAAAAGATGTTAAAGCAATTAATATGAGTGCTGGTGATGCAGGATCGGCATTCGTTTCTGGGAAAGTAGACGCGGCAGTCACATGGCAACCATGGCTTACAAAAGCAGAACAAACAGATTTTGGTCATGTATTGATATCAAGTAAGGAGACTCCTGGTCTCATCGTTGATTCACTTGGTTTTCGTAAAGATTTTATTAAAAATCACCCAGACCTGGTACAAAATATTGTTAATGGTTGGTTTGATGCATTAGATTTTATTAAAAATCATCCAAAAGAAGGTAATCAGATAATGGCTAAAGCTATGAATCAATCTGTTAAGGATTTCGAGAATACATTACCGGACGTAGAATTTTATGATAAAAAGAAAAATGAAGAATATTTTGGTACGAAAGAAAATCCTGGATTAATACGTAAAGTTACATCAAAAGCAATAGATTTCTGGTATAAAGAAAAACTAATAAACAATAGACCAGAAACTGAAGCATTAATTAATGACAGTTTTGTTAACAGTAAAAAGTAA